In the genome of Quercus robur chromosome 3, dhQueRobu3.1, whole genome shotgun sequence, one region contains:
- the LOC126716982 gene encoding putative disease resistance protein RGA1 isoform X5, producing the protein MAEAILYGVAQTIIENLGSMVFAEIGSMWGVEDEFEKLKDTVSAVQAVLLDAEEQQVKNYQVKHWLVRLRDAVYDADDLLTEFYTEDMRLRVIGDDEMTKTVRTYQSNPITAFFTSSSQLPFCHDMAKKITAMRERFDAIANDMNKFQFVVHPSETRVVTRERGQTCSFVCEEEVIGREEDKKAIIDLLLDYDVQENVSFISIVGIGGLGKTTLAQYVFNDEKVKNYFDLRMWVSVSDVFDVKTIAEKIIRCADVSKHENLDMEQVQNKLRETLNQKKYLLVLDDVWNEDEEKWCNLKRLLIRGSKGSKVVITTRTKLVAAITSTILPSYHLKGLSENQSWSLFKQMAFRKVQEMINPNLEAIGRDIVQKCCGVPLAIKAIGRILFFKKTEDEWLYIKNKELTNVTQEENNSGILPILKLSYDHLPSHLKCCFAYCSLFPKDHEISKFSLINLWIAQGFIQLSNEKLHMEDVANDYCMDLLWRSFFQEAREDSFGNVISFKMHDLIHDLAQSISRVECTYIDSNIENVKKNVRHLSIASHNVLKKDLSSLFKAKKIRTLILITGEKESSCQKPPLEILFSSLRCLRALSLRGSDIIYVPNSIEELTYLKYLDLSRNKIRVLPISITRLLNLQTLNLSYCGKLKELPGNVQNLFNLRNLELEGCDSLTYMPPGLGQLTSLQVLPLFIVNEGLTCGGLPELNKLNNLRGELRIEIKVRVEDATSKAKAANLKDKQHLRKLVLIWDEELGNDVAGVCEDENLMEGLQPHRNLKKLKVEGYQGVRFPSWLRSLTGLVMLKISNSMCQYLSPMYQLPNLRDLSLEHMDGLEYISDREITEGISASSTFFPSLESLKLQNCPNLKGWWRRATVGVATSSQQYQQHVSFPRLLQLEIRGCKNLTCMPLFPNLEKPLRLTECSCNPLQQTMNMKAISLVPSASNSSPPLSKLKILSLSGIEDIEFLPEQWLQNLASLEELRIEKCDRLKSLSLSLFMQHLTSLKTLFISECKEVDLFCDEDTQSVGVSPQITDLEIFDLPRLVSLPEGIGNLTALQDLEIFDLPRLVSLPEGIGNLTALQNLQISNLPCLVSLPEGIGNLTALPNLEISDLPCLVSLPEGIGNLTALQDLEISDLPCLVSLPEGIGNLTALQNLEISDLPCLISLPEGIRSLTSLKRFHVRSCANLTSLPSGMHRLSSLETLIISKCPHLKERYQKGIGEIAHVPYFQYYDD; encoded by the exons ATGGCCGAAGCAATCCTGTATGGCGTTGCGCAGACGATCATTGAAAATTTGGGCTCTATGGTTTTCGCAGAGATTGGATCCATGTGGGGTGTCGAAGATGAGTTCGAAAAATTGAAGGATACTGTTTCCGCTGTTCAAGCTGTACTTCTGGATGCTGAGGAGCAGCAGGTCAAGAACTATCAAGTCAAGCACTGGCTCGTGAGGCTCAGGGACGCAGTCTATGATGCGGATGACTTGCTGACCGAATTCTACACTGAAGATATGCGTCTAAGGGTGATAGGGGATGATGAAATGACAAAGACGGTACGTACTTATCAGTCTAATCCTATTACTGCTTTCTTTACAAGTTCAAGCCAACTTCCTTTTTGTCATGATATGGCTAAAAAAATAACAGCGATGAGGGAGAGATTTGATGCAATAGCAAATGATATGAATAAGTTTCAGTTTGTAGTACATCCATCAGAAACAAGGGTCGTGACTAGGGAAAGGGGTCAAACTTGCTCATTTGTATGTGAAGAAGAAGTTATAGGGAGAGAAGAGGATAAGAAGGCCATTATAGATCTATTATTGGACTATGATGTGCAAGAGAATGTTTCGTTTATATCCATAGTGGGGATTGGGGGGCTGGGGAAGACCACACTTGCTCAATATGTATTCAACGATGAGAAAGTGAAGAATTATTTTGACTTGCGCATGTGGGTGTCTGTCTCTGATGTCTTTGATGTAAAAACAATTGCTGAAAAGATAATTAGATGTGCAGATGTTTCGAAACATGAAAACCTTGACATGGAGCAAGTACAAAATAAACTTCGTGAAACACTCAACCAAAAGAAGTATTTACTTGTGTTGGATGATGTGTGGAACGAGGATGAGGAAAAGTGGTGTAATTTGAAAAGACTTTTGATACGTGGCTCAAAGGGAAGTAAGGTGGTGATAACAACACGGACTAAATTGGTTGCAGCGATTACTAGCACAATCTTACCGTCGTATCATCTAAAAGGCCTCTCGGAAAACCAATCTTGGTCTCTATTTAAGCAAATGGCATTTAGAAAAGTGCAAGAGATGATTAATCCTAATCTTGAAGCAATTGGAAGGGATATTGtacaaaaatgttgtggagTGCCTCTTGCTATTAAGGCAATAGGCAGAATATTATTCTTCAAAAAGACAGAGGATGAATGGTTATATATCAAGAATAAAGAACTTACAAATGTAActcaagaagaaaataatagtgGTATTTTACCGATTCTAAAATTGAGTTATGATCATCTCCCATCACATTTAAAGTGTTGTTTCGCTTATTGTTCATTATTTCCTAAAGATCATGAGATTTCAAAGTTTTCATTGATAAATCTATGGATAGCACAAGGATTTATCCAATTATCAAACGAAAAGCTACATATGGAGGATGTTGCTAATGATTACTGTATGGATCTACTTTGGAGGTCCTTCTTCCAAGAAGCTAGAGAAGATAGTTTTGGGAATGTAATTAGTTTTAAAATGCATGATTTAATCCATGATCTTGCACAATCAATCTCAAGAGTTGAGTGCACATATATTGATTCAAATATAGAAAATGTCAAAAAGAATGTTCGTCACCTATCAATTGCATCTCACAATGTGCTTAAGAAGGATTTAAGCTCATTATTCAAAGCAAAGAAGATACGCACGTTGATTTTAATAACTGGTGAGAAAGAATCAAGTTGTCAAAAACCACCTCTTGAAATACTTTTTTCTAGTTTAAGATGCTTGCGTGCATTAAGCCTACGTGGCTCAGATATTATTTACGTGCCAAATTCCATAGAAGAGTTGACATATTTAAAGTATCTTGATCTTTCTAGGAATAAAATTAGAGTTCTCCCTATTTCTATTACTAGATTGTTGAATTTGCAAACATTAAACCTTAGTTATTGTGGTAAGCTTAAAGAACTACCGGGAAACGTTCAAAATTTGTTCAACCTCCGGAATCTTGAGTTAGAAGGTTGTGACAGTTTGACTTACATGCCACCTGGATTAGGACAGTTGACTTCTCTTCAAGTATTACCGTTGTTTATTGTAAACGAGGGACTTACTTGCGGTGGTCTTCCGGAATTGAACAAGCTAAATAACTTGAGAGGAGAACTAAGAATAGAAATTAAGGTACGGGTGGAAGATGCCACCTCTAAAGCCAAGGCTGCGAATTTGAAGGACAAGCAGCATCTTAGAAAATTGGTATTAATATGGGATGAGGAGCTGGGTAACGATGTCGCAGGTGTTTGTGAAGATGAAAATTTAATGGAAGGTCTCCAGCCACACCGGAATTTAAAAAAGTTGAAGGTGGAAGGGTACCAGGGTGTGAGATTTCCGAGTTGGCTTCGTTCTCTGACTGGTCTTGTGAtgttaaaaatatcaaattcgATGTGCCAATATCTATCGCCAATGTATCAACTCCCAAATCTCCGAGATCTATCTCTAGAACATATGGATGGCCTGGAATACATATCAGACCGGGAAATCACTGAAGGGATCTCTGCTTCATCAACATTTTTCCCATCCCTAGAGTCACTCAAATTGCAGAATTGCCCTAATCTAAAGGGATGGTGGAGGAGGGCTACAGTGGGTGTGGCAACATCAAGTCAACAATACCAGCAGCATGTATCTTTTCCTCGTCTTTTACAGTTGGAAATTAGGGGTTGCAAAAACCTGACTTGCATGCCGTTGTTTCCAAATCTTGAAAAACCGCTACGACTGACAGAATGCAGTTGCAATCCATTGCAACAAACAATGAATATGAAAGCAATCTCTTTGGTTCCCTCTGCTTCGAACTCCTCCCCTCCTCTCTCCAAATTAAAGATTCTATCTTTGTCTGGGATTGAGGACATAGAGTTTCTGCCAGAGCAGTGGTTGCAAAACCTGGCTTCTCTCGAGGAGCTACGGATAGAGAAATGCGATAGACTAAAATCTCTATCTCTGTCTCTATTTATGCAACATCTCACCTCCCTCAAGACGCTGTTTATTAGCGAGTGCAAGGAGGTTGATCTATTCTGTGATGAAGACACACAATCTGTTGGTGTCAGTCCTCAAATTACG GATCTTGAAATTTTCGATTTGCCCCGTCTGGTATCACTCCCCGAAGGGATTGGCAACCTTACTGCACTTCAGGATCTTGAAATTTTCGATTTGCCCCGTCTGGTATCACTCCCCGAAGGGATTGGCAAC CTTACTGCACTTCAGAATCTTCAAATTTCCAATTTGCCCTGTCTGGTATCACTCCCCGAAGGGATTGGCAACCTTACTGCACTTCCGAATCTTGAAATTTCCGATTTGCCCTGTCTGGTATCACTCCCAGAAGGGATTGGCAAC CTTACTGCACTTCAGGATCTTGAAATTTCCGATTTGCCCTGTCTGGTATCACTCCCCGAAGGGATTGGCAAC CTTACTGCACTTCAGAATCTTGAAATTTCCGATTTGCCCTGTCTGATATCACTCCCCGAAGGGATTAGAAGTCTCACATCACTCAAAAGATTTCACGTCCGTTCATGCGCCAATCTGACATCGCTTCCATCAGGAATGCATCGGCTCTCCTCTTTAGAAACCCTGATAATCAGTAAGTGTCCCCACTTGAAAGAAAGATACCAGAAGGGAATTGGCGAGATTGCTCATGTCCCATATTTTCAATATTATGATGATTAA
- the LOC126716982 gene encoding putative disease resistance protein RGA1 isoform X10, which produces MAEAILYGVAQTIIENLGSMVFAEIGSMWGVEDEFEKLKDTVSAVQAVLLDAEEQQVKNYQVKHWLVRLRDAVYDADDLLTEFYTEDMRLRVIGDDEMTKTVRTYQSNPITAFFTSSSQLPFCHDMAKKITAMRERFDAIANDMNKFQFVVHPSETRVVTRERGQTCSFVCEEEVIGREEDKKAIIDLLLDYDVQENVSFISIVGIGGLGKTTLAQYVFNDEKVKNYFDLRMWVSVSDVFDVKTIAEKIIRCADVSKHENLDMEQVQNKLRETLNQKKYLLVLDDVWNEDEEKWCNLKRLLIRGSKGSKVVITTRTKLVAAITSTILPSYHLKGLSENQSWSLFKQMAFRKVQEMINPNLEAIGRDIVQKCCGVPLAIKAIGRILFFKKTEDEWLYIKNKELTNVTQEENNSGILPILKLSYDHLPSHLKCCFAYCSLFPKDHEISKFSLINLWIAQGFIQLSNEKLHMEDVANDYCMDLLWRSFFQEAREDSFGNVISFKMHDLIHDLAQSISRVECTYIDSNIENVKKNVRHLSIASHNVLKKDLSSLFKAKKIRTLILITGEKESSCQKPPLEILFSSLRCLRALSLRGSDIIYVPNSIEELTYLKYLDLSRNKIRVLPISITRLLNLQTLNLSYCGKLKELPGNVQNLFNLRNLELEGCDSLTYMPPGLGQLTSLQVLPLFIVNEGLTCGGLPELNKLNNLRGELRIEIKVRVEDATSKAKAANLKDKQHLRKLVLIWDEELGNDVAGVCEDENLMEGLQPHRNLKKLKVEGYQGVRFPSWLRSLTGLVMLKISNSMCQYLSPMYQLPNLRDLSLEHMDGLEYISDREITEGISASSTFFPSLESLKLQNCPNLKGWWRRATVGVATSSQQYQQHVSFPRLLQLEIRGCKNLTCMPLFPNLEKPLRLTECSCNPLQQTMNMKAISLVPSASNSSPPLSKLKILSLSGIEDIEFLPEQWLQNLASLEELRIEKCDRLKSLSLSLFMQHLTSLKTLFISECKEVDLFCDEDTQSVGVSPQITDLEIFDLPRLVSLPEGIGNLTALQNLQISNLPCLVSLPEGIGNLTALPNLEISDLPCLVSLPEGIGNLTALQDLEISDLPCLVSLPEGIGNLTALQNLEISDLPCLISLPEGIRSLTSLKRFHVRSCANLTSLPSGMHRLSSLETLIISKCPHLKERYQKGIGEIAHVPYFQYYDD; this is translated from the exons ATGGCCGAAGCAATCCTGTATGGCGTTGCGCAGACGATCATTGAAAATTTGGGCTCTATGGTTTTCGCAGAGATTGGATCCATGTGGGGTGTCGAAGATGAGTTCGAAAAATTGAAGGATACTGTTTCCGCTGTTCAAGCTGTACTTCTGGATGCTGAGGAGCAGCAGGTCAAGAACTATCAAGTCAAGCACTGGCTCGTGAGGCTCAGGGACGCAGTCTATGATGCGGATGACTTGCTGACCGAATTCTACACTGAAGATATGCGTCTAAGGGTGATAGGGGATGATGAAATGACAAAGACGGTACGTACTTATCAGTCTAATCCTATTACTGCTTTCTTTACAAGTTCAAGCCAACTTCCTTTTTGTCATGATATGGCTAAAAAAATAACAGCGATGAGGGAGAGATTTGATGCAATAGCAAATGATATGAATAAGTTTCAGTTTGTAGTACATCCATCAGAAACAAGGGTCGTGACTAGGGAAAGGGGTCAAACTTGCTCATTTGTATGTGAAGAAGAAGTTATAGGGAGAGAAGAGGATAAGAAGGCCATTATAGATCTATTATTGGACTATGATGTGCAAGAGAATGTTTCGTTTATATCCATAGTGGGGATTGGGGGGCTGGGGAAGACCACACTTGCTCAATATGTATTCAACGATGAGAAAGTGAAGAATTATTTTGACTTGCGCATGTGGGTGTCTGTCTCTGATGTCTTTGATGTAAAAACAATTGCTGAAAAGATAATTAGATGTGCAGATGTTTCGAAACATGAAAACCTTGACATGGAGCAAGTACAAAATAAACTTCGTGAAACACTCAACCAAAAGAAGTATTTACTTGTGTTGGATGATGTGTGGAACGAGGATGAGGAAAAGTGGTGTAATTTGAAAAGACTTTTGATACGTGGCTCAAAGGGAAGTAAGGTGGTGATAACAACACGGACTAAATTGGTTGCAGCGATTACTAGCACAATCTTACCGTCGTATCATCTAAAAGGCCTCTCGGAAAACCAATCTTGGTCTCTATTTAAGCAAATGGCATTTAGAAAAGTGCAAGAGATGATTAATCCTAATCTTGAAGCAATTGGAAGGGATATTGtacaaaaatgttgtggagTGCCTCTTGCTATTAAGGCAATAGGCAGAATATTATTCTTCAAAAAGACAGAGGATGAATGGTTATATATCAAGAATAAAGAACTTACAAATGTAActcaagaagaaaataatagtgGTATTTTACCGATTCTAAAATTGAGTTATGATCATCTCCCATCACATTTAAAGTGTTGTTTCGCTTATTGTTCATTATTTCCTAAAGATCATGAGATTTCAAAGTTTTCATTGATAAATCTATGGATAGCACAAGGATTTATCCAATTATCAAACGAAAAGCTACATATGGAGGATGTTGCTAATGATTACTGTATGGATCTACTTTGGAGGTCCTTCTTCCAAGAAGCTAGAGAAGATAGTTTTGGGAATGTAATTAGTTTTAAAATGCATGATTTAATCCATGATCTTGCACAATCAATCTCAAGAGTTGAGTGCACATATATTGATTCAAATATAGAAAATGTCAAAAAGAATGTTCGTCACCTATCAATTGCATCTCACAATGTGCTTAAGAAGGATTTAAGCTCATTATTCAAAGCAAAGAAGATACGCACGTTGATTTTAATAACTGGTGAGAAAGAATCAAGTTGTCAAAAACCACCTCTTGAAATACTTTTTTCTAGTTTAAGATGCTTGCGTGCATTAAGCCTACGTGGCTCAGATATTATTTACGTGCCAAATTCCATAGAAGAGTTGACATATTTAAAGTATCTTGATCTTTCTAGGAATAAAATTAGAGTTCTCCCTATTTCTATTACTAGATTGTTGAATTTGCAAACATTAAACCTTAGTTATTGTGGTAAGCTTAAAGAACTACCGGGAAACGTTCAAAATTTGTTCAACCTCCGGAATCTTGAGTTAGAAGGTTGTGACAGTTTGACTTACATGCCACCTGGATTAGGACAGTTGACTTCTCTTCAAGTATTACCGTTGTTTATTGTAAACGAGGGACTTACTTGCGGTGGTCTTCCGGAATTGAACAAGCTAAATAACTTGAGAGGAGAACTAAGAATAGAAATTAAGGTACGGGTGGAAGATGCCACCTCTAAAGCCAAGGCTGCGAATTTGAAGGACAAGCAGCATCTTAGAAAATTGGTATTAATATGGGATGAGGAGCTGGGTAACGATGTCGCAGGTGTTTGTGAAGATGAAAATTTAATGGAAGGTCTCCAGCCACACCGGAATTTAAAAAAGTTGAAGGTGGAAGGGTACCAGGGTGTGAGATTTCCGAGTTGGCTTCGTTCTCTGACTGGTCTTGTGAtgttaaaaatatcaaattcgATGTGCCAATATCTATCGCCAATGTATCAACTCCCAAATCTCCGAGATCTATCTCTAGAACATATGGATGGCCTGGAATACATATCAGACCGGGAAATCACTGAAGGGATCTCTGCTTCATCAACATTTTTCCCATCCCTAGAGTCACTCAAATTGCAGAATTGCCCTAATCTAAAGGGATGGTGGAGGAGGGCTACAGTGGGTGTGGCAACATCAAGTCAACAATACCAGCAGCATGTATCTTTTCCTCGTCTTTTACAGTTGGAAATTAGGGGTTGCAAAAACCTGACTTGCATGCCGTTGTTTCCAAATCTTGAAAAACCGCTACGACTGACAGAATGCAGTTGCAATCCATTGCAACAAACAATGAATATGAAAGCAATCTCTTTGGTTCCCTCTGCTTCGAACTCCTCCCCTCCTCTCTCCAAATTAAAGATTCTATCTTTGTCTGGGATTGAGGACATAGAGTTTCTGCCAGAGCAGTGGTTGCAAAACCTGGCTTCTCTCGAGGAGCTACGGATAGAGAAATGCGATAGACTAAAATCTCTATCTCTGTCTCTATTTATGCAACATCTCACCTCCCTCAAGACGCTGTTTATTAGCGAGTGCAAGGAGGTTGATCTATTCTGTGATGAAGACACACAATCTGTTGGTGTCAGTCCTCAAATTACG GATCTTGAAATTTTCGATTTGCCCCGTCTGGTATCACTCCCCGAAGGGATTGGCAAC CTTACTGCACTTCAGAATCTTCAAATTTCCAATTTGCCCTGTCTGGTATCACTCCCCGAAGGGATTGGCAACCTTACTGCACTTCCGAATCTTGAAATTTCCGATTTGCCCTGTCTGGTATCACTCCCAGAAGGGATTGGCAAC CTTACTGCACTTCAGGATCTTGAAATTTCCGATTTGCCCTGTCTGGTATCACTCCCCGAAGGGATTGGCAAC CTTACTGCACTTCAGAATCTTGAAATTTCCGATTTGCCCTGTCTGATATCACTCCCCGAAGGGATTAGAAGTCTCACATCACTCAAAAGATTTCACGTCCGTTCATGCGCCAATCTGACATCGCTTCCATCAGGAATGCATCGGCTCTCCTCTTTAGAAACCCTGATAATCAGTAAGTGTCCCCACTTGAAAGAAAGATACCAGAAGGGAATTGGCGAGATTGCTCATGTCCCATATTTTCAATATTATGATGATTAA
- the LOC126716982 gene encoding putative disease resistance protein RGA1 isoform X3 — translation MAEAILYGVAQTIIENLGSMVFAEIGSMWGVEDEFEKLKDTVSAVQAVLLDAEEQQVKNYQVKHWLVRLRDAVYDADDLLTEFYTEDMRLRVIGDDEMTKTVRTYQSNPITAFFTSSSQLPFCHDMAKKITAMRERFDAIANDMNKFQFVVHPSETRVVTRERGQTCSFVCEEEVIGREEDKKAIIDLLLDYDVQENVSFISIVGIGGLGKTTLAQYVFNDEKVKNYFDLRMWVSVSDVFDVKTIAEKIIRCADVSKHENLDMEQVQNKLRETLNQKKYLLVLDDVWNEDEEKWCNLKRLLIRGSKGSKVVITTRTKLVAAITSTILPSYHLKGLSENQSWSLFKQMAFRKVQEMINPNLEAIGRDIVQKCCGVPLAIKAIGRILFFKKTEDEWLYIKNKELTNVTQEENNSGILPILKLSYDHLPSHLKCCFAYCSLFPKDHEISKFSLINLWIAQGFIQLSNEKLHMEDVANDYCMDLLWRSFFQEAREDSFGNVISFKMHDLIHDLAQSISRVECTYIDSNIENVKKNVRHLSIASHNVLKKDLSSLFKAKKIRTLILITGEKESSCQKPPLEILFSSLRCLRALSLRGSDIIYVPNSIEELTYLKYLDLSRNKIRVLPISITRLLNLQTLNLSYCGKLKELPGNVQNLFNLRNLELEGCDSLTYMPPGLGQLTSLQVLPLFIVNEGLTCGGLPELNKLNNLRGELRIEIKVRVEDATSKAKAANLKDKQHLRKLVLIWDEELGNDVAGVCEDENLMEGLQPHRNLKKLKVEGYQGVRFPSWLRSLTGLVMLKISNSMCQYLSPMYQLPNLRDLSLEHMDGLEYISDREITEGISASSTFFPSLESLKLQNCPNLKGWWRRATVGVATSSQQYQQHVSFPRLLQLEIRGCKNLTCMPLFPNLEKPLRLTECSCNPLQQTMNMKAISLVPSASNSSPPLSKLKILSLSGIEDIEFLPEQWLQNLASLEELRIEKCDRLKSLSLSLFMQHLTSLKTLFISECKEVDLFCDEDTQSVGVSPQITVLENLKIFSCFNLISLPEGIGNLTALQNLRIFDLPCLVSLPEGIGNLTALQDLAISDLPCLVSLPEGIGNLTALPNLEISDLPCLVSLPEGIGNLTALPNLRISDLPCLVSLPEGIGNLTALQDLEISDLPCLVSLPEGIGNLTALQNLEISDLPCLISLPEGIRSLTSLKRFHVRSCANLTSLPSGMHRLSSLETLIISKCPHLKERYQKGIGEIAHVPYFQYYDD, via the exons ATGGCCGAAGCAATCCTGTATGGCGTTGCGCAGACGATCATTGAAAATTTGGGCTCTATGGTTTTCGCAGAGATTGGATCCATGTGGGGTGTCGAAGATGAGTTCGAAAAATTGAAGGATACTGTTTCCGCTGTTCAAGCTGTACTTCTGGATGCTGAGGAGCAGCAGGTCAAGAACTATCAAGTCAAGCACTGGCTCGTGAGGCTCAGGGACGCAGTCTATGATGCGGATGACTTGCTGACCGAATTCTACACTGAAGATATGCGTCTAAGGGTGATAGGGGATGATGAAATGACAAAGACGGTACGTACTTATCAGTCTAATCCTATTACTGCTTTCTTTACAAGTTCAAGCCAACTTCCTTTTTGTCATGATATGGCTAAAAAAATAACAGCGATGAGGGAGAGATTTGATGCAATAGCAAATGATATGAATAAGTTTCAGTTTGTAGTACATCCATCAGAAACAAGGGTCGTGACTAGGGAAAGGGGTCAAACTTGCTCATTTGTATGTGAAGAAGAAGTTATAGGGAGAGAAGAGGATAAGAAGGCCATTATAGATCTATTATTGGACTATGATGTGCAAGAGAATGTTTCGTTTATATCCATAGTGGGGATTGGGGGGCTGGGGAAGACCACACTTGCTCAATATGTATTCAACGATGAGAAAGTGAAGAATTATTTTGACTTGCGCATGTGGGTGTCTGTCTCTGATGTCTTTGATGTAAAAACAATTGCTGAAAAGATAATTAGATGTGCAGATGTTTCGAAACATGAAAACCTTGACATGGAGCAAGTACAAAATAAACTTCGTGAAACACTCAACCAAAAGAAGTATTTACTTGTGTTGGATGATGTGTGGAACGAGGATGAGGAAAAGTGGTGTAATTTGAAAAGACTTTTGATACGTGGCTCAAAGGGAAGTAAGGTGGTGATAACAACACGGACTAAATTGGTTGCAGCGATTACTAGCACAATCTTACCGTCGTATCATCTAAAAGGCCTCTCGGAAAACCAATCTTGGTCTCTATTTAAGCAAATGGCATTTAGAAAAGTGCAAGAGATGATTAATCCTAATCTTGAAGCAATTGGAAGGGATATTGtacaaaaatgttgtggagTGCCTCTTGCTATTAAGGCAATAGGCAGAATATTATTCTTCAAAAAGACAGAGGATGAATGGTTATATATCAAGAATAAAGAACTTACAAATGTAActcaagaagaaaataatagtgGTATTTTACCGATTCTAAAATTGAGTTATGATCATCTCCCATCACATTTAAAGTGTTGTTTCGCTTATTGTTCATTATTTCCTAAAGATCATGAGATTTCAAAGTTTTCATTGATAAATCTATGGATAGCACAAGGATTTATCCAATTATCAAACGAAAAGCTACATATGGAGGATGTTGCTAATGATTACTGTATGGATCTACTTTGGAGGTCCTTCTTCCAAGAAGCTAGAGAAGATAGTTTTGGGAATGTAATTAGTTTTAAAATGCATGATTTAATCCATGATCTTGCACAATCAATCTCAAGAGTTGAGTGCACATATATTGATTCAAATATAGAAAATGTCAAAAAGAATGTTCGTCACCTATCAATTGCATCTCACAATGTGCTTAAGAAGGATTTAAGCTCATTATTCAAAGCAAAGAAGATACGCACGTTGATTTTAATAACTGGTGAGAAAGAATCAAGTTGTCAAAAACCACCTCTTGAAATACTTTTTTCTAGTTTAAGATGCTTGCGTGCATTAAGCCTACGTGGCTCAGATATTATTTACGTGCCAAATTCCATAGAAGAGTTGACATATTTAAAGTATCTTGATCTTTCTAGGAATAAAATTAGAGTTCTCCCTATTTCTATTACTAGATTGTTGAATTTGCAAACATTAAACCTTAGTTATTGTGGTAAGCTTAAAGAACTACCGGGAAACGTTCAAAATTTGTTCAACCTCCGGAATCTTGAGTTAGAAGGTTGTGACAGTTTGACTTACATGCCACCTGGATTAGGACAGTTGACTTCTCTTCAAGTATTACCGTTGTTTATTGTAAACGAGGGACTTACTTGCGGTGGTCTTCCGGAATTGAACAAGCTAAATAACTTGAGAGGAGAACTAAGAATAGAAATTAAGGTACGGGTGGAAGATGCCACCTCTAAAGCCAAGGCTGCGAATTTGAAGGACAAGCAGCATCTTAGAAAATTGGTATTAATATGGGATGAGGAGCTGGGTAACGATGTCGCAGGTGTTTGTGAAGATGAAAATTTAATGGAAGGTCTCCAGCCACACCGGAATTTAAAAAAGTTGAAGGTGGAAGGGTACCAGGGTGTGAGATTTCCGAGTTGGCTTCGTTCTCTGACTGGTCTTGTGAtgttaaaaatatcaaattcgATGTGCCAATATCTATCGCCAATGTATCAACTCCCAAATCTCCGAGATCTATCTCTAGAACATATGGATGGCCTGGAATACATATCAGACCGGGAAATCACTGAAGGGATCTCTGCTTCATCAACATTTTTCCCATCCCTAGAGTCACTCAAATTGCAGAATTGCCCTAATCTAAAGGGATGGTGGAGGAGGGCTACAGTGGGTGTGGCAACATCAAGTCAACAATACCAGCAGCATGTATCTTTTCCTCGTCTTTTACAGTTGGAAATTAGGGGTTGCAAAAACCTGACTTGCATGCCGTTGTTTCCAAATCTTGAAAAACCGCTACGACTGACAGAATGCAGTTGCAATCCATTGCAACAAACAATGAATATGAAAGCAATCTCTTTGGTTCCCTCTGCTTCGAACTCCTCCCCTCCTCTCTCCAAATTAAAGATTCTATCTTTGTCTGGGATTGAGGACATAGAGTTTCTGCCAGAGCAGTGGTTGCAAAACCTGGCTTCTCTCGAGGAGCTACGGATAGAGAAATGCGATAGACTAAAATCTCTATCTCTGTCTCTATTTATGCAACATCTCACCTCCCTCAAGACGCTGTTTATTAGCGAGTGCAAGGAGGTTGATCTATTCTGTGATGAAGACACACAATCTGTTGGTGTCAGTCCTCAAATTACGGTACTTgaaaaccttaaaatttttagttgcTTCAATCTCATATCACTCCCCGAAGGGATTGGCAACCTTACTGCACTTCAGAATCTTAGAATTTTCGATTTGCCCTGTCTGGTATCACTCCCCGAAGGGATTGGCAAC CTTACTGCACTTCAGGATCTTGCAATTTCCGATTTGCCCTGTCTGGTATCACTCCCCGAAGGGATTGGCAAC CTTACTGCACTTCCGAATCTTGAAATTTCCGATTTGCCCTGTCTGGTATCACTCCCAGAAGGGATTGGCAACCTTACTGCACTTCCGAATCTTAGAATTTCCGATTTGCCCTGTCTGGTATCACTCCCCGAAGGGATTGGCAAC CTTACTGCACTTCAGGATCTTGAAATTTCCGATTTGCCCTGTCTGGTATCACTCCCCGAAGGGATTGGCAAC CTTACTGCACTTCAGAATCTTGAAATTTCCGATTTGCCCTGTCTGATATCACTCCCCGAAGGGATTAGAAGTCTCACATCACTCAAAAGATTTCACGTCCGTTCATGCGCCAATCTGACATCGCTTCCATCAGGAATGCATCGGCTCTCCTCTTTAGAAACCCTGATAATCAGTAAGTGTCCCCACTTGAAAGAAAGATACCAGAAGGGAATTGGCGAGATTGCTCATGTCCCATATTTTCAATATTATGATGATTAA